A stretch of the Pseudalkalibacillus hwajinpoensis genome encodes the following:
- the corA gene encoding magnesium/cobalt transporter CorA, protein MGIRTKLRRNRTQKKGMPPGSLVYIGDEQTEEVTVSAIAFDSHGMEEFEDVSIDKIKTLIDSDQVAWINVNGVHNVQLVDQISKKLGLHPLTTEDILNTDHRPKIDFFEDHLLSIVKMLDLSPESTDLDIEQVSFILMENTVVTFQEKRGDLFDPVRLQLQESKGRIRKSGADFLYYSLLDVIFDQYLIIMDEMDDRIAELEGMIMEDPDNHSLQDINQYKNTILQLKKTVWPVREVVNKLINRKVPYIKEDISFYLQDIHDHIVQANDMVETSRGQLYGLLDVYYSSLSMKMNEIMKVLTIVSTIFIPLTFIAGIYGMNFTNMPELSWEWSYPAVWIVMIIITGLMLVYFKRKNWF, encoded by the coding sequence ATGGGGATTCGTACAAAACTTAGAAGAAATCGAACTCAAAAAAAAGGAATGCCCCCAGGCTCGCTTGTTTATATAGGAGATGAGCAAACGGAGGAAGTCACTGTTTCAGCTATCGCATTTGACTCTCATGGGATGGAAGAGTTTGAAGATGTTTCGATAGATAAAATAAAGACATTGATTGACTCTGATCAAGTAGCTTGGATTAATGTAAATGGTGTACATAATGTTCAGTTGGTAGATCAGATTAGCAAAAAATTAGGACTTCATCCTTTAACGACAGAGGATATTTTAAATACGGATCATCGACCGAAAATAGACTTTTTTGAAGATCACTTACTTTCGATTGTAAAGATGCTTGATTTATCACCTGAAAGTACTGATCTTGACATCGAACAGGTGAGTTTTATTTTGATGGAAAACACAGTCGTCACTTTTCAGGAAAAGCGCGGTGACTTATTCGATCCAGTTCGTTTACAACTGCAGGAAAGTAAAGGAAGAATTCGAAAGAGCGGGGCGGATTTTCTTTACTATTCCTTACTTGATGTGATCTTTGATCAATACCTGATCATTATGGATGAAATGGACGATCGTATAGCTGAGTTAGAAGGTATGATCATGGAGGATCCTGATAATCATTCATTGCAAGATATTAATCAATATAAGAATACAATTCTGCAGCTTAAGAAAACGGTTTGGCCAGTTAGAGAAGTCGTAAACAAATTAATCAATCGGAAAGTTCCTTACATAAAAGAAGATATTTCCTTTTATTTGCAGGATATTCACGATCATATTGTACAAGCAAATGATATGGTCGAGACATCCCGAGGACAACTTTACGGTTTATTAGATGTGTACTATTCCAGCTTAAGTATGAAAATGAACGAAATTATGAAAGTACTAACGATTGTTTCGACAATTTTTATTCCATTAACATTCATAGCAGGAATTTATGGAATGAATTTCACAAACATGCCGGAACTTAGCTGGGAATGGAGTTATCCAGCCGTATGGATTGTCATGATCATCATAACTGGATTAATGCTCGTTTATTTCAAACGTAAAAACTGGTTTTAG
- a CDS encoding MDR family MFS transporter, producing MKSLTNQITSSIQNKETNRPFVLGAIIIGMFMAAIEGTIVSTAMPGIVSDLGGFSTFSWVFSAYLLMSAITVLIFGKLSDLFGRKPIYSIGIVIFLIGSLLCGFAESMEALILFRLIQGIGAGAVQPIALTIVGDMYSMEERAKIQGYLASVWGISAIAGPALGGIFVQYIDWSWVFWMNIPLGVLSLVGIVLLLHESIDKERKSIDYSGAILLLVSISALMVVLIEGGVHWKWTSLPILTLLSTSFVAMAIFFRVELKAKEPLMPLGIWRDPVIAISNSVTFTTGMILIGVSSFLPTFVQGVMEKSPIVAGFTLTTMSIGWPIASTIAGKLVIKIGFRITSVLGGISLISGSVIYLLMTPALGPIFAGFGSFLIGVGMGLTSTTFIVAIQSSVSWKQRGIATASNMFMRTLGSAVGAALLGGILNSRLQQYLTNRSSGEGVNLNTANQLLDETKRNSLDPTVLDLLQNGLTTSLKWVYGGVAVMALLSFLLVLFIPKPDKKQNPARS from the coding sequence ATGAAATCGTTAACAAATCAAATCACATCTAGTATCCAAAACAAGGAGACCAATCGACCATTCGTACTTGGAGCCATTATTATTGGAATGTTCATGGCCGCGATCGAAGGAACAATCGTTTCAACAGCGATGCCTGGTATTGTGAGCGACCTTGGCGGATTCTCGACGTTTAGCTGGGTTTTCTCAGCTTATTTATTAATGTCTGCGATTACGGTCCTTATCTTTGGTAAACTTTCAGATCTCTTTGGTAGGAAGCCGATCTATTCGATCGGTATTGTCATTTTTTTAATAGGATCTTTATTGTGTGGATTTGCGGAATCGATGGAGGCACTTATCCTTTTCAGGCTTATTCAAGGTATTGGAGCAGGAGCCGTACAACCAATAGCGCTTACGATTGTAGGCGATATGTATTCGATGGAGGAGCGGGCAAAGATTCAAGGGTATCTTGCTAGCGTGTGGGGAATATCTGCAATTGCAGGCCCGGCTCTAGGCGGTATTTTTGTTCAGTACATTGATTGGTCATGGGTATTTTGGATGAACATTCCTCTCGGAGTTCTATCGTTAGTTGGCATTGTTCTCTTGCTTCATGAATCGATTGATAAAGAACGAAAATCGATTGATTACTCTGGGGCCATCCTTTTGCTTGTATCGATCAGTGCATTGATGGTCGTCTTGATCGAAGGAGGCGTTCACTGGAAGTGGACTTCCTTACCTATCCTCACCCTTCTAAGTACATCATTCGTAGCTATGGCGATTTTTTTTAGAGTCGAACTTAAAGCGAAAGAGCCGCTAATGCCTCTTGGTATATGGCGCGATCCGGTTATCGCCATATCGAATTCAGTAACGTTTACGACGGGCATGATCTTGATTGGGGTTTCTAGTTTTCTTCCGACATTTGTTCAGGGAGTAATGGAGAAATCTCCTATTGTAGCAGGATTTACGCTTACGACGATGTCGATAGGATGGCCAATTGCGTCTACTATAGCAGGGAAACTCGTCATAAAAATCGGATTTAGGATCACATCAGTCCTTGGAGGAATTTCACTTATTAGCGGTTCAGTGATCTATCTGTTGATGACGCCAGCATTAGGACCCATCTTTGCAGGTTTTGGTTCATTTCTTATCGGTGTTGGAATGGGATTAACGTCTACAACATTTATTGTTGCCATCCAAAGCTCAGTTTCCTGGAAGCAGCGCGGAATTGCGACAGCTTCAAATATGTTTATGCGAACGCTTGGAAGTGCAGTCGGTGCTGCGCTACTTGGCGGTATTTTAAACAGCCGCCTTCAACAATATTTAACGAACCGCTCTTCGGGAGAAGGTGTGAATCTTAATACAGCCAATCAATTACTTGATGAAACAAAGCGTAACAGTCTTGATCCTACTGTGCTTGATTTGTTGCAGAACGGACTCACAACCTCTTTAAAATGGGTGTATGGAGGAGTTGCAGTCATGGCACTCTTAAGCTTTCTGCTAGTACTCTTTATTCCAAAGCCTGATAAGAAACAAAACCCGGCTCGCTCATAA
- a CDS encoding PAS domain-containing sensor histidine kinase, giving the protein MEYKKTNQQTFSMLEAGSEMEKNDLHLELIEKSRKLDHIFNHSRDGMTLSNQEGNLIEINQACCDIFEIDMESIQSMKLGHHVAPQGLETLEEMRKNLIEKGYVVEKLPVLLMNGKRKSIELSITYKAYRDYNLSIIRDVTEEQVLFDQLMESKDKFTNIFENALDGILIWDKDRMIVDANPAACQIFKVSLNEMKTYNLFDFLEGVDIKAGKSFQKTLEEQGEIRGDLQFTMLGGEKKQLEFTTKKSGYGDLYLTIYRDITERKQMFSELKRSEERFRQLFERALDGMAILNEKGIIVKVNGAFCDLFQLKENEVVDKHYSSLEKECDIVWDHPAELGRSGEGKIMNEQTGVVQTFSFTLSYHIYPQHHLVIIRDVTQIKDAEEHLRKTETSHVLGDLAAGVAHEIRNPLSTVKGFLQMLDGNEAVNQELLKVVGEEMEQLEETINEFLLLSKREFVSYETVHMNQLMRDLIERLSKKAAEYSIDIIEVYSHTDIQCVCISSHIKQVITNIMNNGIEAMPHGGQLRISLLENKEKEVIVEVEDQGVGIPKHLINRLGEPYYQTSEKGTGLGLMVSYKVIKEHGGRIEVTSHEGEGTVFRIILPSSQKLGSNQENQEVKSGRNEID; this is encoded by the coding sequence ATGGAATATAAAAAAACGAATCAGCAAACATTTTCCATGCTTGAAGCCGGCTCTGAAATGGAAAAGAATGATCTTCACCTCGAATTGATTGAAAAAAGTCGAAAGCTTGATCACATTTTTAATCATTCTAGAGACGGCATGACGCTTTCGAATCAAGAGGGAAACTTGATTGAAATCAACCAAGCATGCTGTGATATTTTTGAAATTGATATGGAATCGATTCAATCTATGAAACTTGGACATCATGTTGCACCTCAGGGGCTTGAAACATTGGAAGAAATGAGAAAGAATTTGATTGAAAAGGGGTATGTAGTGGAGAAGCTTCCTGTTCTCCTTATGAATGGCAAACGGAAATCCATTGAATTATCGATAACATATAAAGCTTATCGAGATTACAATTTATCAATTATTCGCGATGTTACCGAAGAGCAGGTATTGTTTGACCAGTTGATGGAGAGCAAAGATAAATTCACGAACATTTTTGAAAATGCGCTAGATGGTATTTTAATTTGGGACAAAGATCGGATGATCGTAGACGCGAATCCTGCTGCTTGTCAGATCTTTAAGGTCAGTTTAAATGAAATGAAAACGTATAATTTGTTTGATTTTCTTGAAGGCGTTGATATTAAGGCGGGAAAATCGTTTCAAAAAACGTTAGAAGAACAAGGTGAGATTAGAGGCGATCTTCAATTCACAATGCTCGGCGGAGAAAAGAAACAGCTTGAGTTTACAACGAAGAAAAGCGGATATGGAGATTTGTATTTAACCATATACCGTGATATTACAGAGAGAAAACAAATGTTCTCAGAACTAAAGCGAAGTGAAGAGCGGTTTCGTCAATTGTTTGAAAGAGCTCTAGATGGTATGGCTATCCTAAATGAAAAAGGAATTATTGTAAAAGTTAATGGTGCATTTTGCGACCTATTTCAATTAAAGGAGAATGAGGTCGTTGATAAGCATTATTCTTCATTAGAAAAAGAATGTGATATTGTGTGGGATCATCCTGCTGAATTAGGTAGAAGCGGTGAAGGAAAAATAATGAACGAGCAAACAGGTGTCGTTCAAACATTTAGTTTTACATTAAGCTACCACATCTATCCTCAGCATCACCTTGTCATTATTCGAGATGTGACTCAGATTAAGGATGCGGAAGAACATCTGCGTAAGACGGAAACAAGCCACGTTCTTGGAGATCTTGCGGCAGGGGTAGCACATGAAATTAGAAACCCGCTATCAACAGTGAAAGGTTTTCTTCAAATGCTTGATGGAAATGAAGCAGTTAATCAAGAACTTCTTAAAGTAGTTGGGGAGGAAATGGAACAGCTAGAGGAGACGATAAATGAATTTCTTCTTCTATCCAAAAGAGAGTTTGTTTCGTACGAAACGGTTCATATGAATCAACTAATGAGAGATTTAATTGAGCGCCTATCTAAAAAGGCTGCTGAGTATAGTATTGATATAATTGAAGTTTATAGTCATACGGATATTCAGTGCGTTTGTATCAGCTCACACATAAAGCAGGTCATTACGAACATTATGAATAATGGCATTGAAGCCATGCCACATGGCGGTCAACTTAGAATCAGTCTTTTAGAAAATAAGGAAAAAGAAGTAATTGTGGAAGTGGAAGATCAAGGCGTGGGAATACCTAAGCATTTGATTAATCGGCTGGGTGAACCTTACTATCAAACTTCAGAAAAAGGAACTGGGCTAGGATTAATGGTAAGCTATAAAGTAATTAAGGAACACGGCGGTCGCATTGAGGTTACTAGCCATGAGGGCGAAGGAACTGTTTTTCGAATTATCTTACCTTCAAGTCAAAAGTTAGGTAGTAATCAAGAGAATCAAGAAGTAAAGAGCGGGAGGAACGAAATTGATTGA
- a CDS encoding sulfite exporter TauE/SafE family protein: protein MEWLFLFGIGLIATFVGTLSGSGGLINFPSMMLLGLPIHSIISANKFSNMLSSFSSFFVLLKRKELSMKEALKTGPIALTGGVLGGLFASSLSQQALQLFAGGMLLVALTLSFMKKKESIHLSHKVPTKALPFVGLIGWYDGTFGPGQATLQMQLFRHSGISYLASIGLTRFNTFLSCTGAVMVYSLSGHLNMAIALPLAAGSITGAQISVRMANKLSLVQINWLLRSMTILLILQVCYSLFKTQF, encoded by the coding sequence ATGGAATGGCTTTTCTTATTTGGCATTGGTCTTATTGCCACGTTTGTTGGAACCTTGTCTGGCAGCGGAGGACTTATTAACTTTCCCTCGATGATGTTACTCGGTCTTCCCATTCATTCAATTATTTCAGCAAATAAGTTTTCAAATATGCTTAGTTCATTTTCTAGCTTTTTTGTTTTATTAAAGAGGAAAGAACTCTCTATGAAAGAAGCACTGAAAACAGGACCTATCGCTTTAACTGGTGGGGTCCTAGGAGGATTATTTGCCTCATCACTATCCCAACAGGCGCTTCAACTATTCGCCGGAGGAATGCTTCTTGTTGCCTTAACTTTATCATTTATGAAAAAGAAGGAATCAATTCATTTATCACATAAGGTTCCTACCAAAGCACTCCCGTTCGTTGGTCTAATTGGATGGTATGATGGTACGTTCGGCCCTGGACAGGCGACACTTCAAATGCAATTATTTCGTCACAGCGGCATCTCCTACCTTGCTTCAATAGGTCTAACACGATTTAATACCTTCTTAAGTTGTACAGGGGCTGTCATGGTCTATTCACTTAGTGGTCACCTTAACATGGCGATCGCGCTCCCACTTGCGGCTGGCTCTATCACTGGAGCACAAATTTCTGTTCGAATGGCCAATAAACTTTCTCTTGTGCAAATAAACTGGTTGCTTCGCTCTATGACCATTTTATTGATTTTACAAGTATGCTACAGCCTATTTAAAACACAATTTTAG
- a CDS encoding VOC family protein, which yields MVIDYIRLHHIQICIPIDQEELARNFYIGILGFEEIEKPAVLRKNGGFWLRAADIELHVGTESTIVPGKRHPAFEIHNLLEAKAHLEKHHIPIQKEKPIEGYQRFSFYDPFQNRIEFISRIGKPGL from the coding sequence ATGGTTATCGATTATATTCGTCTCCACCATATTCAAATTTGTATACCCATCGACCAGGAGGAACTTGCGAGGAATTTCTATATAGGGATACTAGGCTTTGAAGAAATCGAAAAACCAGCTGTTTTAAGAAAAAACGGAGGCTTCTGGTTAAGAGCAGCAGACATTGAATTACATGTTGGGACCGAAAGTACTATTGTGCCAGGGAAAAGACATCCTGCCTTTGAAATTCATAATCTGCTGGAAGCAAAAGCACATTTAGAAAAACACCACATCCCAATACAAAAAGAAAAACCAATCGAAGGATACCAGCGTTTTAGCTTTTATGATCCCTTTCAAAACCGAATTGAATTCATCTCACGTATAGGAAAACCCGGCTTATGA
- a CDS encoding SDR family NAD(P)-dependent oxidoreductase, with product MQKVVVVTGAGHGIGRGVAIAYADKGYRVVLADVNEEGCKETEKLMHGDYGDIILTDVSKPESIKQLFHKVEEKYGRLDILINNAGLTVFKHMDELGVEEWDNVINTNLRSVFLGSRAAAHLMRRNNGGSIVNIASTRATMSEPNSEAYAATKGGIVALSHALAVSLADDHITVNSISPGWIEVEDYEALRDVDHEQHLSKRVGKPSDIGRACLFLTNKENDFVTGENLVVDGGMTRKMIYEH from the coding sequence ATGCAAAAAGTCGTTGTAGTAACAGGTGCTGGACATGGAATCGGTAGGGGAGTTGCGATCGCTTATGCCGATAAAGGCTATCGCGTTGTTCTTGCCGATGTGAATGAAGAAGGGTGCAAAGAAACAGAAAAATTAATGCATGGTGATTATGGTGACATTATCTTAACAGATGTAAGTAAACCAGAATCCATTAAACAACTTTTTCATAAAGTTGAAGAGAAGTATGGGCGACTAGATATCTTAATCAATAATGCTGGCCTAACAGTATTTAAACATATGGATGAACTAGGTGTAGAAGAGTGGGATAACGTCATCAACACCAATTTACGAAGCGTATTTCTAGGGTCTCGTGCCGCTGCTCATCTTATGAGAAGAAATAACGGTGGCTCTATCGTCAACATTGCATCAACGAGAGCGACGATGTCAGAACCGAACAGTGAAGCATATGCTGCTACTAAGGGAGGAATCGTAGCGCTTTCCCATGCGCTAGCAGTGTCCCTTGCAGATGATCATATTACTGTCAATTCAATTAGCCCGGGTTGGATTGAAGTAGAAGATTATGAGGCTTTACGTGACGTGGATCATGAGCAGCATCTATCCAAAAGAGTTGGAAAGCCATCAGATATTGGACGTGCCTGTCTCTTCCTAACGAATAAAGAAAATGATTTTGTCACAGGTGAGAATTTAGTTGTTGATGGAGGTATGACTCGTAAAATGATTTATGAACATTAA
- a CDS encoding VOC family protein has translation MQQIHHVSLAVTDLERAKKFYKDILCLKEIKRPNFDFPGAWFQIGQQQLHLIVYPDANTLRGSTSLSSREGHFAFRVNSYDNTLKWLREKKIEVYENPTSKSGFAQIFVSDPDGNLIELNTEQ, from the coding sequence GTGCAGCAAATTCATCATGTTAGTTTGGCGGTAACAGACCTTGAACGGGCAAAAAAGTTTTATAAAGATATATTATGCTTGAAAGAAATAAAACGCCCAAATTTTGACTTTCCAGGCGCCTGGTTTCAAATCGGTCAACAACAGCTTCATTTAATTGTATACCCTGATGCTAATACGCTTCGGGGTTCAACATCATTGTCATCGAGGGAAGGGCATTTCGCTTTTCGTGTTAATAGTTATGATAATACGTTGAAATGGCTACGTGAAAAAAAGATAGAAGTTTATGAGAATCCAACGAGTAAAAGTGGTTTTGCTCAAATTTTTGTTTCTGATCCTGATGGCAATCTGATTGAATTGAATACAGAACAATAA
- the dapD gene encoding 2,3,4,5-tetrahydropyridine-2,6-dicarboxylate N-acetyltransferase: MKMMDANEIISFIQNSEKSTPVKVHIKGNLEGIDFGSNTKSFITGNTGVLFGEWKDIKKALESEASNIEDYVVENDRRNSAIPMLDLKGIQARIEPGAVIRDQVEIGNNAVIMMGAMINIGSVVGEGTMIDMNVVLGGRATVGKNCHIGAGSVLAGVIEPPSASPVVIEDDVVIGANAVVLEGVKVGKGSVVAAGAIVTEDVPEYTLVAGTPARVLKKIDDQTRSKTEIKKELRQLQND, from the coding sequence ATGAAAATGATGGATGCAAACGAAATTATTAGCTTTATTCAAAACAGTGAGAAATCTACTCCTGTGAAAGTACATATTAAGGGGAACCTTGAGGGAATCGACTTTGGTAGTAACACGAAGTCATTCATTACAGGCAACACTGGTGTTCTTTTTGGTGAGTGGAAAGACATTAAGAAAGCACTTGAGTCTGAAGCTTCCAATATTGAAGATTATGTAGTAGAAAATGATCGTCGTAATTCAGCTATTCCAATGCTTGATCTTAAAGGAATTCAAGCGCGAATCGAGCCGGGTGCTGTTATTCGTGATCAAGTTGAAATTGGCAATAATGCTGTTATTATGATGGGTGCGATGATCAATATCGGATCTGTTGTAGGTGAAGGAACTATGATCGACATGAACGTTGTTCTTGGTGGACGTGCAACTGTCGGTAAGAACTGTCATATTGGCGCAGGTTCTGTTCTTGCAGGCGTTATTGAGCCACCTTCTGCTAGCCCTGTTGTCATCGAAGACGACGTTGTGATTGGTGCGAACGCAGTCGTTCTAGAAGGCGTGAAAGTAGGAAAAGGATCTGTTGTAGCCGCTGGTGCTATTGTGACTGAAGATGTTCCTGAGTACACACTAGTTGCAGGAACTCCAGCACGTGTTCTTAAGAAAATTGATGATCAAACTCGTTCAAAAACAGAAATCAAAAAAGAGCTTCGTCAGCTTCAAAACGATTAA
- the cbpB gene encoding cyclic-di-AMP-binding protein CbpB, with the protein MAKHMELPNLYETGIEDLVISAEKVAHVQLTNPLEHAMLILIKSGYSSIPVLDTEYRLKGLISQPLILDSILGIERIEFEKLSELVVEEVMNTEIPCINEKDGFFKGLKLAIDHPFLCVVDDENIFKGILTRRALLKFVNRYLHESSVRQS; encoded by the coding sequence ATGGCAAAACATATGGAATTACCTAATTTGTATGAAACAGGAATTGAAGATCTTGTGATTTCAGCAGAAAAAGTAGCACATGTACAGCTGACGAATCCTTTGGAGCACGCGATGCTTATTTTGATTAAATCAGGCTATTCATCTATCCCAGTATTAGATACTGAATATCGTCTAAAGGGATTAATTAGTCAGCCGCTCATCCTTGATTCGATTCTAGGCATCGAGCGAATTGAATTCGAGAAATTAAGTGAATTAGTTGTTGAAGAAGTTATGAATACAGAAATACCTTGTATTAATGAAAAGGACGGTTTTTTCAAAGGGTTAAAGCTAGCAATTGATCATCCGTTTCTTTGTGTAGTCGATGATGAGAATATTTTTAAAGGCATTCTAACAAGAAGAGCGCTTCTTAAGTTTGTTAATCGTTATTTGCATGAGTCATCAGTTAGACAGTCTTAA
- a CDS encoding LysR family transcriptional regulator: protein MSSEYQVLSILAEEANMRRAAERLYVSQPALSQRLQSIEKAWGVPIFLRSQKGLTITPAGERIIAFANDTIRREEKVFEALTALSSEVHGTLKLAVASIIGQYWLPAVLKKFVEHYPSVKISLVTGWSSDILRYLYEDDIHIGIIRGKPDWRGRSQYLISDELYLVDTSIKSMEELRETEKPFIQFKSDSTYFQEIQEWWQTQSFAPPKKTIVVDQIETCKQMALNGIGYAILPSISITENDKEYFRIPLKDGEGLPLKRDTWLLTNDTAMQLKQVQKFVELLSE from the coding sequence ATGAGCTCAGAATATCAGGTTCTTTCGATCTTAGCGGAGGAAGCGAATATGCGAAGAGCGGCTGAACGACTTTATGTATCTCAGCCGGCGCTAAGTCAACGCCTCCAATCGATTGAAAAGGCATGGGGGGTACCGATTTTCCTTCGTTCGCAAAAAGGATTAACGATTACACCTGCGGGTGAACGGATTATCGCTTTCGCTAATGATACGATTCGTAGAGAAGAAAAAGTATTTGAAGCATTGACAGCGCTAAGCTCGGAAGTCCATGGAACGCTGAAACTAGCTGTAGCATCTATTATCGGACAATACTGGCTTCCAGCGGTGCTAAAGAAATTTGTTGAGCACTATCCCAGTGTCAAAATATCGCTAGTTACAGGATGGAGTAGTGACATATTACGGTACTTGTACGAAGATGATATTCATATTGGAATTATTCGTGGGAAGCCCGATTGGAGGGGGAGAAGTCAGTATTTGATTTCAGATGAGCTCTATTTGGTCGATACGTCCATTAAATCAATGGAAGAATTGCGAGAAACAGAAAAACCATTTATTCAATTTAAAAGTGACTCTACTTATTTTCAAGAAATACAGGAGTGGTGGCAAACCCAATCATTTGCGCCTCCAAAGAAAACAATTGTCGTTGATCAAATCGAAACGTGTAAACAAATGGCGCTAAATGGGATTGGCTACGCTATCTTACCTTCCATCAGCATTACGGAGAATGATAAAGAATATTTTCGGATTCCACTTAAGGACGGTGAAGGGTTGCCATTAAAGCGTGATACCTGGTTATTAACAAATGATACCGCGATGCAATTGAAGCAGGTTCAGAAGTTTGTAGAATTGTTAAGTGAATAG